A portion of the Moraxella ovis genome contains these proteins:
- a CDS encoding carbonic anhydrase: MTNLDANTVLEMLQAGNERYVANLASTEPLRIPPPTLVVEQKPNAIILGCSDARVPVELIFDQGLGDLFVIRVAGNVVAPSQIGSIEFAAEKFGTQLVVVLGHSHCGAVTACVEALANPDQYYSPNLQSIVDRIRPSVYNLHEIATAGDGEIDMDEFIDRAVRANVRMSVSQLKHGSRILEDMVNAGRLTIIGAEYDVATGRVNFFN, translated from the coding sequence ATGACTAATTTAGATGCCAATACCGTCCTTGAGATGTTGCAGGCGGGTAACGAGCGCTATGTGGCGAATCTGGCCAGCACGGAGCCGCTTCGTATCCCGCCGCCAACGCTGGTTGTAGAGCAGAAGCCGAATGCAATCATTCTAGGCTGCTCAGATGCGCGCGTGCCGGTAGAATTAATCTTCGATCAAGGACTTGGTGATTTATTTGTGATTCGTGTCGCAGGTAATGTGGTTGCGCCAAGTCAGATTGGCTCGATTGAATTTGCCGCTGAGAAATTTGGCACACAGCTGGTCGTTGTCTTGGGGCACAGCCATTGCGGTGCTGTGACTGCGTGTGTTGAGGCTTTGGCAAATCCCGATCAATACTATTCACCAAACCTACAGTCCATTGTCGATCGTATCCGCCCAAGCGTCTATAACTTGCATGAAATCGCAACAGCAGGCGATGGCGAGATTGACATGGATGAATTCATTGACCGTGCAGTACGCGCTAATGTGCGCATGTCGGTCAGTCAGCTAAAACACGGCTCACGCATCTTAGAAGACATGGTGAACGCAGGTCGTCTGACCATCATTGGTGCAGAATATGACGTCGCGACAGGCCGTGTGAATTTTTTTAATTAA
- a CDS encoding YcxB family protein, which produces MSKALYPYTLKPISLNMTDAEFRGAQLALFEKGASNFTLKSIRTKEWIVMAVVAVAAIAGLVFVSGYSTIIFWIMLALVGIYLLARTLGLKWYVRREYDKQVAGTQVPEEMANVQLGVQSHGLVMSVPAPAGMLNSHQMRGMQMRSAPMQSAVIPWNTVSSWDETDEYVFMMFEMRGQKGSQIIPKRLEDKGLPIKTILKHLSEVKPKGLESLTQTV; this is translated from the coding sequence GTGAGCAAGGCGCTTTACCCTTACACCCTAAAACCCATCTCACTCAACATGACCGACGCGGAATTTCGTGGCGCACAGCTTGCCTTGTTCGAAAAAGGCGCGAGCAACTTTACTCTAAAATCCATTCGCACCAAAGAATGGATCGTCATGGCGGTAGTGGCGGTGGCGGCGATCGCAGGGCTTGTATTTGTTAGTGGCTATTCGACGATCATTTTTTGGATCATGTTAGCGCTTGTGGGCATCTACTTGTTGGCGCGCACCTTGGGACTAAAATGGTACGTGCGCCGCGAATACGACAAGCAAGTAGCTGGCACACAGGTGCCTGAAGAGATGGCAAACGTACAATTGGGCGTGCAGTCGCATGGTCTAGTGATGAGTGTTCCTGCGCCTGCCGGCATGCTAAACAGCCACCAAATGCGCGGTATGCAAATGCGTTCAGCGCCAATGCAATCGGCCGTCATCCCTTGGAACACCGTCAGCAGCTGGGATGAAACTGATGAGTATGTATTCATGATGTTCGAGATGAGAGGGCAAAAAGGCAGCCAAATCATTCCAAAGCGCCTCGAAGACAAGGGCCTACCCATCAAAACCATCCTCAAACATCTGTCAGAAGTAAAACCTAAAGGTCTAGAATCACTGACACAGACAGTCTAA
- a CDS encoding AAA family ATPase, giving the protein MKQSTALDILKTGQNVFLTGQAGAGKTYILNRYIDYLRARGIPVAITASTGIAATHMNGMTIHAWSGMGIKDSFEVGDFKRLKSRQVVYERIKDAKVLIVDEISMLHAKQVDLLNDILKSLREDNQAFGGVQVIFSGDFFQLPPVGKKGETNKEKFAFMAKAWLEANFQVCYLTEQHRQNAQDEAERFGLSLNDILNQIRRQEVTETAIRTLRASELNDIAMSRTRLYTHNANVDEINESEIAKIDGDAQEFHAMTTGDKILVDSLKKSVRAPDVLSLKVGAKVMFVKNNPNLAVSNGTMGEVIDFTSLIDDESPLGSSVVGTYPVVRLNNGRQVIAEPEEWMMENNEGEVLASYTQVPLCLAWAITVHKSQGMTLDAAEIDLSRTFEMGQGYVALSRLRSLDGLKLLGFNQKSLLLDEWVFRVDKRLQEIATEQEAKFASLDDETLMKIHDTFIEICDGITRKDIIMANEKRIAAQKLAIARREHIKENDIPAAHLDKPKKQAGETLQKTRKLLEAGLDVGEISAERSLAVSTIINHIAQLHEMDGALDCDHIRPDDEKLQAVARAYEKLEAQGEFVDGVKLRPMVEMLGYDYNVVRLALIFIDKQAQGKDDDVSENKND; this is encoded by the coding sequence ATGAAACAATCCACCGCATTAGACATTCTAAAAACAGGGCAAAACGTCTTTTTGACAGGTCAAGCAGGGGCGGGCAAGACCTATATTCTTAATCGATACATTGACTATCTGCGCGCGCGTGGCATTCCTGTCGCCATCACGGCAAGTACAGGCATAGCAGCCACGCACATGAATGGCATGACGATTCACGCGTGGTCTGGCATGGGCATTAAGGACAGCTTTGAGGTGGGGGATTTTAAGCGCCTAAAGTCTCGTCAGGTCGTCTATGAACGCATTAAGGATGCCAAGGTGCTCATTGTAGATGAGATCTCCATGCTGCACGCCAAGCAGGTGGATCTACTCAATGACATCCTAAAGTCGCTGCGTGAGGACAATCAGGCTTTTGGTGGTGTCCAGGTGATCTTCTCGGGGGATTTTTTTCAGTTGCCTCCTGTTGGCAAAAAAGGCGAAACCAATAAAGAGAAATTTGCCTTTATGGCTAAAGCTTGGCTCGAGGCGAATTTTCAAGTGTGCTATCTCACCGAACAGCATCGCCAGAACGCTCAAGATGAAGCCGAGCGATTTGGACTGTCATTAAATGACATCCTAAATCAAATCCGCCGTCAAGAAGTCACCGAGACCGCCATCCGTACGCTGCGAGCGAGCGAGCTCAACGACATCGCCATGAGCCGCACGCGTCTATATACGCATAATGCCAATGTTGATGAGATTAATGAATCTGAGATCGCCAAGATAGATGGCGACGCTCAAGAATTTCACGCCATGACGACAGGCGATAAGATCTTGGTGGATTCTCTCAAAAAAAGCGTTCGTGCGCCCGATGTGTTAAGCCTAAAAGTGGGCGCTAAAGTCATGTTCGTGAAGAACAACCCAAACCTTGCCGTCTCGAATGGCACCATGGGTGAGGTGATCGACTTTACGTCATTAATTGATGATGAGAGTCCTTTAGGGTCAAGCGTTGTTGGTACTTATCCTGTGGTGCGCCTAAATAACGGACGTCAGGTCATCGCCGAGCCAGAAGAATGGATGATGGAGAATAATGAAGGCGAGGTGCTAGCAAGCTACACCCAAGTACCGCTATGCTTGGCGTGGGCAATTACGGTACATAAGTCCCAAGGCATGACCTTAGATGCTGCCGAGATTGATCTGTCGCGCACCTTTGAGATGGGTCAAGGCTATGTGGCGCTGTCACGCCTGCGCTCATTGGATGGATTGAAGTTGTTAGGCTTTAACCAAAAAAGCCTACTGCTCGATGAATGGGTGTTCCGAGTGGATAAGCGATTACAAGAAATCGCCACCGAACAAGAGGCGAAATTTGCCAGTCTGGATGATGAGACGCTCATGAAAATTCATGATACTTTTATCGAGATCTGTGATGGCATCACTCGCAAAGACATCATCATGGCCAACGAAAAACGCATCGCCGCCCAAAAATTAGCCATCGCCAGGCGCGAACACATCAAAGAAAATGACATTCCTGCTGCTCACCTGGATAAGCCAAAAAAACAAGCGGGCGAGACACTCCAAAAGACGAGAAAATTACTCGAGGCAGGACTGGATGTGGGTGAGATATCAGCCGAGCGCAGCCTTGCTGTCTCGACCATCATCAACCACATCGCACAGCTACATGAGATGGATGGTGCATTAGACTGCGATCACATACGACCAGATGATGAGAAACTGCAAGCGGTGGCTCGGGCCTATGAGAAGCTAGAAGCACAGGGCGAATTTGTGGACGGGGTGAAGCTGCGCCCTATGGTCGAGATGTTGGGTTATGATTATAATGTCGTGCGTCTTGCGCTGATATTCATCGATAAGCAAGCCCAAGGTAAGGATGATGATGTGAGCGAGAACAAGAATGACTGA
- the exaC gene encoding acetaldehyde dehydrogenase ExaC: protein MKYDTPNTPNSPVQFRKQYDNFIGGEWVAPNKGQYFGNTSPVDGALICQAARSDETDIEKALDAAHAAKDAWGQTSPTERANILLKMADKIEENLEKIAIAETYDNGKPVRETLAADIPLAVDHLRYFAGCIRAQEGGVSQIDNETVAYHFHEPLGVVGQIIPWNFPILMAIWKIAPALAAGNCIVLKLAEQTPASFLYLLDTIGINDILPKGVLNVVNGFGLEAGKPLASNKRIAKIAFTGETNTGRLIMGYASENLIPVTLELGGKSPNIFFEDILDEDDEFLDKAAEGLVMFALNQGEVCTCPSRALVHEKIYDKFMERCVERVKKFKLGSPLDTETMVGAQASEEQLKKILSYLDIGKQEGAKVLVGGKQDKRDEEGYYVQPTIFEGDNDMRIFQEEIFGPVLAVTKFSSDEEAMRIANDTLYGLGAGIWTRNVNKAYRFGRGIQAGRVWTNCYHVYPAHAAFGGYKQSGIGRENHKMMLDHYQQTKCMLVSYSTKPTGLF, encoded by the coding sequence ATGAAATACGATACCCCCAACACCCCCAACTCCCCTGTCCAATTCCGCAAACAATACGATAATTTCATCGGTGGCGAATGGGTCGCCCCAAACAAAGGACAATATTTTGGCAACACCAGTCCTGTAGATGGTGCGCTTATCTGCCAAGCAGCGCGCTCTGACGAGACCGACATCGAAAAAGCCCTAGATGCAGCACACGCTGCCAAGGACGCATGGGGTCAGACCAGCCCGACCGAGCGCGCCAACATCCTATTAAAGATGGCGGATAAAATCGAAGAAAACTTAGAAAAAATCGCCATCGCTGAGACTTATGATAACGGCAAGCCCGTTCGTGAGACTTTAGCGGCGGACATTCCATTGGCTGTCGATCACCTGCGTTATTTTGCAGGCTGTATTCGCGCCCAAGAAGGCGGGGTCAGCCAGATCGATAACGAGACGGTTGCTTATCACTTCCACGAGCCTCTGGGCGTGGTGGGTCAGATCATTCCATGGAACTTCCCAATTCTGATGGCAATTTGGAAAATCGCCCCTGCATTGGCTGCCGGTAACTGCATCGTGCTAAAACTTGCTGAACAAACACCTGCTTCATTCTTATATCTGCTTGACACCATCGGCATCAATGACATCCTGCCAAAAGGCGTGCTAAACGTCGTCAACGGCTTTGGTCTTGAGGCAGGTAAGCCGCTTGCATCTAATAAGCGCATCGCTAAAATTGCCTTTACCGGCGAGACGAACACAGGTCGCCTGATCATGGGCTACGCCAGCGAGAACCTGATTCCTGTCACCCTAGAGCTTGGCGGTAAGTCGCCCAACATCTTCTTCGAGGACATCTTGGATGAGGACGATGAATTCTTGGATAAAGCAGCAGAAGGCTTGGTGATGTTCGCACTTAACCAAGGCGAAGTATGTACTTGCCCATCACGCGCATTGGTGCATGAGAAGATTTATGATAAATTCATGGAACGCTGTGTTGAACGCGTCAAGAAATTCAAACTTGGTAGCCCACTTGACACAGAGACCATGGTTGGCGCACAGGCGAGCGAGGAGCAACTTAAGAAGATTCTGTCTTATCTCGACATCGGCAAACAAGAAGGCGCCAAGGTACTGGTTGGCGGTAAGCAAGACAAGCGCGACGAAGAAGGTTACTATGTACAGCCTACCATCTTTGAAGGTGATAATGACATGCGCATCTTCCAGGAGGAGATCTTCGGTCCTGTGCTGGCAGTTACTAAGTTTAGCAGTGACGAAGAAGCGATGCGCATCGCTAACGATACACTATATGGCTTAGGCGCAGGCATCTGGACACGTAATGTCAATAAGGCATATCGATTCGGTCGTGGCATCCAAGCAGGTCGCGTATGGACGAACTGCTACCACGTCTATCCTGCGCACGCTGCCTTTGGCGGTTATAAGCAATCAGGCATCGGACGCGAGAACCACAAAATGATGCTTGATCATTATCAACAAACCAAATGTATGCTAGTCTCTTATAGCACCAAGCCTACAGGATTATTCTAA
- the serS gene encoding serine--tRNA ligase, whose amino-acid sequence MLDPKLLRGDLTALKEKLATRGYELDVAFWTDVEIKRKELQVRTEELQAQKNAGAKKIGELKRSGENADDLLAQMEKVSDQMKTAENELRDLQTVITNASLAIPNLPDDSVPVGADESDNVEVRKWGVPRAFDFEIKDHTDIGEGLGQLDFALASKLTGARFSTLKGGLARLNRALIQFMLDTHISKGYTEMYVPYMVNAESLKGTGQLPKFEEDLFKVSDSYYMIPTSEVPLTNTVRDTILAPSDLPMKLTAHTPCFRSEAGSAGRDTRGLIRQHQFEKVEMVQIVCADTSMQALEEMTAQAESILQALELPYRVITLCTGDMGFGAVKTYDIEVWLPSQDTYREISSCSNCGDFQARRMQARTKVDKKTEFVHTLNGSGLAVGRTLLAILENHQNADGTVNIPKVLQPYMGGLEVLK is encoded by the coding sequence ATGTTAGACCCTAAATTACTTCGTGGTGATTTGACCGCTTTAAAAGAAAAACTGGCAACCCGTGGCTATGAGCTTGACGTGGCATTTTGGACTGATGTGGAAATCAAACGCAAAGAGTTACAAGTCCGTACCGAAGAATTGCAAGCCCAAAAAAACGCAGGGGCAAAAAAGATTGGCGAATTAAAACGCAGTGGCGAAAATGCCGATGACCTGCTTGCCCAAATGGAAAAAGTCAGCGACCAGATGAAAACCGCCGAAAACGAGCTAAGAGACTTGCAGACGGTCATCACAAATGCAAGCCTTGCCATACCAAACCTACCCGATGACAGCGTGCCTGTGGGGGCGGACGAGAGCGACAACGTGGAAGTACGCAAATGGGGCGTGCCACGAGCCTTTGATTTTGAGATTAAAGACCATACCGACATTGGTGAGGGCTTGGGGCAGCTTGATTTTGCGTTGGCGAGCAAGCTCACGGGGGCAAGATTTAGCACGTTAAAGGGTGGACTTGCCAGACTGAACCGAGCATTGATTCAGTTTATGCTAGACACGCATATCAGTAAGGGCTACACCGAAATGTATGTGCCTTATATGGTAAATGCCGAGAGCTTAAAGGGGACAGGACAACTGCCAAAATTTGAAGAAGACTTATTTAAGGTATCAGACAGCTATTATATGATACCGACAAGCGAAGTGCCACTCACTAACACCGTGCGTGATACTATACTTGCCCCGAGCGATTTGCCGATGAAACTCACGGCTCATACGCCTTGTTTTAGAAGTGAAGCAGGGTCAGCAGGGCGAGACACTCGTGGGCTTATCCGTCAGCACCAATTTGAAAAAGTAGAAATGGTGCAAATCGTGTGTGCCGATACGTCCATGCAAGCCCTAGAAGAGATGACTGCCCAAGCCGAGAGCATTTTGCAAGCGTTGGAGCTTCCCTATCGTGTCATCACGCTATGCACAGGCGACATGGGCTTTGGGGCGGTCAAGACTTATGACATTGAAGTGTGGCTACCGTCTCAGGATACGTATCGTGAGATTAGCAGTTGTTCAAACTGTGGTGATTTTCAAGCTCGTAGAATGCAGGCTCGCACCAAAGTGGATAAAAAGACTGAGTTTGTGCATACGCTAAATGGCTCAGGACTTGCGGTGGGCAGAACGCTTCTGGCTATCTTAGAAAACCACCAAAACGCAGACGGCACGGTCAATATTCCCAAGGTGTTACAGCCTTATATGGGTGGACTTGAAGTACTTAAATGA
- a CDS encoding Dps family protein, translating into MAKKAVNKKTTTQIGLEKAEVTPVIKALNNLLSSYHVFYINVRGYHWNVKGEHFFTLHPKFEELYTELQLQIDEIAERILTLSGTPLHAYSDFTKASSIKEDKDVFDGRECVTGVVKGLQALIEEQRNVAEIAEEASDQGSVDLVTGYVQEQEKLVWMYNAFLG; encoded by the coding sequence ATGGCTAAAAAAGCAGTAAATAAAAAAACCACCACTCAAATCGGCCTTGAGAAGGCAGAAGTTACCCCTGTCATCAAGGCGTTAAACAACCTACTATCAAGCTATCACGTTTTTTATATCAACGTTCGTGGTTACCACTGGAATGTTAAGGGTGAGCATTTCTTCACTCTACACCCAAAATTTGAAGAGCTATACACCGAGCTACAACTTCAAATTGACGAAATCGCTGAGCGTATTTTAACCCTAAGCGGTACACCACTACACGCATACAGCGACTTTACCAAAGCATCAAGCATCAAAGAAGATAAAGACGTCTTCGATGGTCGTGAATGTGTGACCGGCGTGGTAAAAGGCCTGCAAGCTCTGATCGAAGAGCAACGTAACGTGGCTGAGATTGCTGAAGAAGCCAGCGATCAAGGTTCCGTTGATCTGGTGACAGGCTACGTCCAAGAACAAGAAAAACTGGTGTGGATGTACAATGCCTTCCTAGGCTAA
- the gloA gene encoding lactoylglutathione lyase, translating to MSIIKQPANALNANGVKDIPVQSEGFVYNHTMLRIKDPVKSLEFYTGVLGMTLLRHSQFPDAKFDLYFLAKLTEEERNNLSNVDNLTAYVSRQRSILELTHNYDTENDAEFSYHNGNSDPRGFGHICFSVPNLADAVKWFDENNVVFQKRPEDGGMKDIAFIKDPDGYWIEIIELKY from the coding sequence ATGAGCATCATTAAACAACCTGCCAATGCGCTCAATGCTAATGGCGTAAAAGACATTCCTGTACAGTCTGAAGGCTTCGTCTATAACCATACCATGCTGCGCATCAAAGATCCTGTGAAATCGCTAGAGTTTTATACAGGCGTGCTGGGCATGACTTTGCTTCGCCACAGCCAATTTCCTGATGCGAAATTTGATTTGTATTTTCTTGCCAAGCTGACCGAAGAAGAGCGTAATAATCTGTCGAATGTGGATAACTTGACGGCTTATGTCTCTCGCCAACGCAGCATCTTAGAGCTTACCCATAACTATGACACTGAGAATGACGCTGAATTTAGCTATCATAATGGCAACAGCGACCCGCGCGGCTTTGGGCACATTTGCTTTAGCGTGCCGAATCTGGCAGATGCGGTAAAATGGTTCGATGAGAATAACGTGGTATTTCAAAAGCGTCCAGAAGATGGCGGTATGAAAGACATCGCCTTCATCAAAGATCCTGACGGTTATTGGATTGAAATCATTGAATTAAAATACTAA
- the tkt gene encoding transketolase: MPIPLNQRHNANAIRILAMDAVQKANSGHPGAPMGMADIAEVVWCEFLNHNPKNAKWANRDRFVLSNGHGSMLLYALLHLSGYDLTIDDIKNFRQLHAKTAGHPEHGYADGIETTTGPLGQGIANAVGFALAEKTLAGQFNKPDNAIIDHYTYCFLGDGCLMEGVSHEACSLAGTLGLGKLIAYYDDNGISIDGEVEGWFSDDTAKRFESYNWQVLRVDGHDSEQIREATLQAKAETTKPTLIICKTVIGLGSPNKQGKEDSHGAPLGNDEIALTRTELGWANNNPFEIADEIYQAWNACDKGNKLESDWNAQFADYQAKYPSEADELKRRLSGELPSDFDAKADEFIKACQAKGDTIATRKASQNTIGAFAPLLPEVLGGSADLAGSNLTLWSGAKGVQDHADGNYVHYGVREFGMTAIANGVALHGGFIPYTATFLMFMEYARNAVRMSALMKQRVINVYTHDSIGLGEDGPTHQPVEQIASLRQTPNHFTWRPCDTVETAVAWKVALQTANAPTSLILSRQNLAHQDRTDEQVALIEKGAYVLAKEQGDLQAIIIATGSEVDLAMQAHKALSEQGVGVRVVSMPCAEIFVKQDRDYIESVLPSDVRARVAVEAGITDYWYKFVGLDGKVIGMTTFGESAPAKDLFNHFGITTDKVVEAVKSLI; the protein is encoded by the coding sequence ATGCCAATCCCCCTAAACCAACGCCACAACGCTAACGCCATTCGCATCCTTGCCATGGACGCTGTCCAAAAAGCCAACTCAGGACACCCTGGGGCTCCCATGGGCATGGCAGACATTGCCGAAGTTGTGTGGTGTGAATTTTTAAATCACAACCCCAAAAACGCCAAATGGGCAAACCGAGACCGCTTTGTATTGTCAAACGGACATGGCTCTATGCTATTGTACGCCCTGCTACATTTGTCGGGCTATGATTTGACCATTGACGACATCAAAAATTTTCGCCAATTACACGCCAAAACCGCAGGACACCCCGAACACGGCTATGCGGACGGCATTGAGACGACCACAGGACCTTTGGGGCAGGGCATTGCCAATGCGGTGGGTTTTGCCTTGGCTGAAAAGACTTTGGCAGGACAATTTAACAAGCCCGACAACGCCATCATCGACCACTATACCTACTGCTTTTTGGGGGACGGCTGTCTTATGGAAGGCGTGTCGCACGAAGCCTGTTCGCTCGCTGGCACGTTAGGACTTGGCAAGCTCATCGCCTATTATGATGACAATGGTATTTCTATCGATGGTGAGGTGGAGGGCTGGTTCTCAGACGACACCGCCAAACGCTTTGAAAGCTACAACTGGCAGGTACTGCGTGTGGACGGACACGACAGTGAGCAAATCCGTGAAGCAACCTTGCAAGCCAAAGCCGAAACCACCAAACCCACGCTTATTATCTGCAAAACCGTCATTGGTCTTGGCAGTCCCAACAAACAAGGTAAAGAAGACAGCCACGGAGCTCCCTTGGGCAACGATGAAATCGCCTTGACTCGTACCGAGCTGGGTTGGGCAAACAATAACCCATTTGAAATTGCCGATGAAATTTATCAAGCGTGGAATGCGTGCGATAAGGGCAATAAGTTGGAAAGCGACTGGAACGCCCAATTTGCCGACTATCAAGCCAAATATCCAAGTGAGGCGGACGAACTAAAACGCAGACTGTCAGGCGAGTTGCCAAGCGATTTTGACGCCAAAGCGGACGAGTTTATCAAAGCCTGCCAAGCCAAAGGTGACACCATCGCCACTCGTAAGGCAAGTCAAAATACCATTGGTGCGTTTGCCCCATTATTGCCCGAGGTTTTGGGCGGTTCGGCAGACTTGGCAGGGTCAAACTTGACCTTGTGGAGCGGTGCCAAGGGCGTGCAAGACCACGCTGACGGCAACTATGTGCATTATGGTGTGCGTGAGTTTGGTATGACCGCCATCGCTAATGGGGTGGCGTTGCATGGTGGATTTATCCCTTATACTGCCACGTTTTTGATGTTTATGGAGTACGCTCGTAATGCCGTGCGTATGTCGGCACTCATGAAGCAGCGTGTCATCAACGTCTATACCCATGACAGCATTGGGCTTGGTGAGGACGGCCCGACCCATCAACCTGTGGAGCAGATTGCAAGCCTACGCCAAACGCCAAACCATTTCACTTGGAGACCGTGCGACACGGTGGAGACGGCGGTGGCGTGGAAAGTTGCCCTGCAAACCGCCAATGCCCCAACGTCCCTTATCCTATCTCGCCAAAACCTTGCTCATCAAGACCGCACGGACGAACAGGTTGCTTTGATTGAAAAAGGGGCGTATGTCCTTGCCAAAGAACAAGGCGACTTACAAGCCATCATCATCGCCACAGGTTCAGAAGTGGACTTGGCAATGCAAGCTCATAAGGCTTTGAGTGAGCAGGGCGTGGGCGTGCGTGTGGTGTCTATGCCATGTGCCGAAATCTTTGTCAAGCAAGACCGTGATTATATTGAAAGCGTATTGCCTAGCGATGTGCGTGCTCGTGTGGCGGTGGAAGCAGGCATTACCGATTATTGGTATAAATTTGTTGGACTTGACGGCAAGGTCATTGGTATGACGACCTTTGGTGAGTCCGCCCCTGCCAAAGATTTGTTTAATCATTTTGGTATTACCACTGATAAAGTCGTGGAAGCAGTAAAGTCATTAATCTAA
- a CDS encoding type I glyceraldehyde-3-phosphate dehydrogenase, whose protein sequence is MTDSNKIRLAINGFGRIGRNVLRAFLKDTDKFTNIDIIAINDVADPEALLHLLKFDSAHGRLSSLGVQARLSYEDAGVWLVLSRDSDEWCVLLLNKSNPKDLPWQSLSVDVVLECTGRFRSYQDASSHRAAGASQVIVGAAPFDEVNASIVLGVNDHLLNRDLPIISGVSCTTQALVPLLSVLDEQFGIQSVMMTEIHAVTADQNVLDQAHRDLRRARASGHNIIPTTSSSINATERVLPFLKDKINGHSIRVPTINVAAIDVNCTFKTPIDADTVSQFLRLVSTGKLKGIMGYTDEPLVSSDFIGDAHSLVVDATQIMQSGEQIKIFAWYDNEWGYANRLLEMCIILANA, encoded by the coding sequence ATGACTGATTCTAATAAAATTCGCTTAGCGATTAACGGCTTTGGCCGGATTGGGCGCAATGTCCTGCGCGCTTTTTTAAAAGACACTGATAAATTCACCAATATCGACATCATCGCCATCAACGATGTGGCAGACCCAGAAGCGCTGCTTCATTTATTAAAATTTGACAGTGCGCATGGCAGACTGTCATCATTAGGGGTTCAAGCGCGCCTGTCTTACGAAGATGCAGGTGTTTGGCTGGTACTATCTAGAGATAGCGATGAGTGGTGTGTTTTGTTGTTAAACAAAAGCAATCCAAAAGATCTACCTTGGCAGAGCTTATCTGTTGATGTGGTGCTAGAATGCACAGGTAGATTCCGCTCATATCAGGATGCTTCGAGTCATCGTGCAGCGGGTGCAAGTCAGGTGATTGTCGGTGCAGCGCCTTTTGATGAGGTTAATGCCAGTATTGTGCTGGGTGTGAATGATCATCTGCTAAATCGTGATCTACCCATCATCTCGGGCGTCTCTTGCACCACACAGGCGTTGGTGCCGCTCCTGTCAGTGTTGGATGAGCAGTTTGGCATTCAGAGCGTGATGATGACGGAGATTCATGCGGTCACCGCGGACCAGAATGTCCTTGATCAAGCGCACCGTGATCTAAGACGTGCACGAGCATCAGGGCATAACATCATCCCTACCACATCAAGCAGCATCAACGCAACTGAACGCGTGTTACCATTCCTAAAAGACAAAATTAACGGTCATTCCATTCGCGTGCCAACCATCAATGTGGCAGCGATTGATGTCAATTGCACATTTAAAACGCCCATCGATGCTGATACGGTTTCACAATTTCTAAGGTTGGTCAGTACTGGCAAGCTAAAAGGAATCATGGGCTATACCGATGAGCCTTTGGTGTCGAGTGATTTTATTGGCGATGCGCACTCATTGGTGGTCGATGCAACACAAATCATGCAGTCAGGTGAGCAAATTAAGATATTCGCATGGTATGACAACGAATGGGGGTATGCTAATCGCTTGCTTGAGATGTGTATTATCTTGGCGAATGCTTGA